A genomic segment from Daphnia pulex isolate KAP4 chromosome 5, ASM2113471v1 encodes:
- the LOC124193699 gene encoding breast cancer anti-estrogen resistance protein 1-like isoform X2 — MMFTHRQEQFAGNCVARALYDNIAETPDELAFRKGDVLTVLEQNTSGLEGWWLCMLRGRQGICPANRLRLIARVYDTGGGGGGGSADLSNVSYPPVSSPGLNSIGGSSSSSSSSSSSSSSSSSSCSSSSSIGVGRIPPPQQQAKTGMLSAAVRAHQQKQLDGGAADGFRTQKSPFVAARPSDIFVYPQHPAAEASQDCYDMPRSLHQTLIRQDSSNYQAPRSHRSPPPAQSAIQNVAAFADYDVPRPHHNRIQPVRTPSVDSSCEYDVPRPSMETYDTPRLVAISGNGSSGDSPPPMSLSTTSTTMGDEYDVPVPTARLPNQSHNGCGSNNLSDRSSGVSLFSSGSSSSDGSSAISNANRSVSSESLSLSSAVGRISGRSSRSSIIDQQQQSFELYDVPTSNHQVVKEALPASQPIQEEVYDVPKPAAAVVPESETAYDVPPPPTVVTEDAGQSQQQQLVYDIPPSSRPIVASARLPAGSSQQQQQTISHPTPCEQPGEDTYDSPKPLLGDWTDKVSSSNATLPLPLDAALETLSRLDAEVSSAISNLLSFWRAASGGDWAELQLRVLRLRASLQELCDFARGAIGNASQRLKNGVGDQGVTIRLIRLLRPLQDANAIVQKTSQSCMDLFATSRRRPNSENDAELDQLLACCRNLGDDMRQVVTFIQSNGHLLFDTNNKNQTDNNSTNDDYDYVNLESKAKFDQENEEVKRTLPHEMKRAFDVLVAQSEDLPVLPTAANDQVSDNDRNVMEFYGSQAETYAVYLSNAIDAFILTLEHNQPPKVFVAYSKFVILNAHKLLCIGDTVHRNVVNAKLKASVLERSNQLCQGLQTCVQSTKKAGREFPSVVAVQGMIDSVLAVSKLAQNLKTCLVQPTISTHGPK; from the exons ATGATGTTTACCCATAGACAGGAGCAATTTGCAGGC AATTGCGTGGCCAGGGCCTTGTACGACAACATTGCCGAGACTCCCGACGAACTGGCCTTCCGCAAAGGAGACGTCTTGACCGTATTGGAACAGAATACCAGCGGACTGGAAGGCTGGTGGCTGTGCATGCTCAGAGGTCGCCAG GGCATTTGTCCAGCCAACCGACTGCGTTTGATCGCCCGGGTCTACGACACTGGAggcggaggtggtggtggatctGCGGATTTGAGCAACGTTTCTTACCCGCCCGTCTCGTCGCCTGGACTCAACAGTATCGGCGGCAGCAGTTCCAGTAGTAGCAGTTCCAGTAGTAGCAGCTCGTCAAGTTCGAGCAGCTGCAGTAGCTCGTCGAGCATCGGAGTTGGGCGGATCCCTCCGCCGCAACAGCAAGCCAAAACCGGAATGCTCAGCGCTGCCGTCCGGGCCCACCAACAAAAGCAACTGGACGGAGGAGCAGCCGACGGATTCCGCACTCAAAAG TCGCCTTTTGTGGCCGCTCGTCCCAGCGATATCTTCGTCTATCCGCAGCATCCAGCAGCCGAGGCGTCGCAGGATTGTTACGACATGCCGAGATCATTGCACCAAACATTGATCCGCCAGGACTCGTCCAACTATCAGGCGCCCCGCTCCCATCGCTCGCCTCCTCCGGCCCAGTCTGCCATTCAAAACGTTGCCGCTTTTGCGGATTACGACGTTCCGCGTCCGCATCACAACCGAATCCAGCCAGTTAGAACGCCATCCGTGGATAGCAG TTGCGAGTACGACGTGCCCCGTCCGTCTATGGAGACTTACGATACGCCGCGATTGGTGGCCATCAGCGGCAATGGCTCAAGTGGCGACAGTCCTCCACCCATGTCCTTATCGACGACTTCAACAACAATGGGAGACGAGTACGATGTCCCGGTCCCGACCGCTCGCTTGCCAAATCAAAGTCACAACGGCTGCGGCAGCAACAATCTGTCGGATCGATCCAGCGGCGTCTCGCTCTTCTcgtccggcagcagcagttccgACGGCTCATCGGCCATTTCCAACGCTAATCGATCCGTCAGCTCAGAGTCGCTCTCGCTGTCCAGCGCCGTGGGTCGCATTTCTGGCCGCTCCAGCCGCTCCAGCATCATcgatcagcagcaacaatcgTTCGAACTCTATGACGTCCCAACGTCCAACCATCAGGTAGTCAAAGAAGCGCTTCCTGCCAGTCAGCCCATTCAGGAAGAGGTTTATGACGTGCCGAAACCGGCGGCCGCTGTCGTGCCAGAAAGCGAAACCGCTTACGACGTTCCACCGCCGCCCACCGTCGTCACGGAAGACGCCGGGcaatcccagcagcagcagcttgtcTACGATATTCCACCCTCCTCTCGTCCGATCGTTGCGTCAGCCAGGCTGCCGGCCGGCagcagccaacagcagcagcagacaatAAGTCATCCGACTCCCTGTGAACAGCCAGGAGAAGATACTTACGATAGCCCGAAACCATTATTGGGCGACTGGACGGATAAGGTGTCCAGCAGCAACGCCACTCTGCCGCTGCCATTAGACGCGGCGCTGGAAACGTTGAGTCGGTTGGACGCGGAAGTATCCAGTGCTATAAGTAACTTGCTGAGCTTTTGGCGAGCTGCTTCGGGTGGCGACTGGGCTGAGCTCCAGCTGCGTGTGCTCCGGCTGCGTGCGTCGCTCCAGGAACTCTGCGACTTTGCTCGAGGGGCCATCGGCAACGCTTCGCAACGCCTCAAAAATGGAGTCGGCGATCAAGGTGTCACTATCCGATTGATACGTCTCCTCCGGCCGCTTCAAGATGCCAACGCCATCGTTCAAAAGACATCGCAGAGTTGTATGGATCTTTTCGCCACTAGCCGGCGGCGGCCCAACAGCGAGAACGATGCAGAGCTAGACCAGCTGTTGGCTTGCTGTCGAAATTTGGGCGATGATATGCGACAG gtCGTTACGTTCATACAGAGCAATGGCCATCTTTTGTTCgataccaacaacaaaaaccagACGGATAATAATTCGACGAACGACGACTACGATTACGTCAATCTCGAATCCAAAGCCAAATTCGATCAGGAAAACGAAGAAGTGAAACGTACCTTACCGCACGAAATGAAGAGGGCATTCGACGTTCTAGTTGCCCAGTCTGAAGATTTACCCGTGTTGCCAACCGCCGCCAACGACCAG GTCAGCGATAATGACCGGAACGTGATGGAATTCTATGGGAGCCAGGCCGAGACTTATGCCGTTTATCTAAGCAACGCCATCGATGCCTTCATCTTGACGCTGGAGCACAATCAGCCCCCCAAAGTGTTTGTGGCCTACTCCAAATTTGTCATCCTTAATGCCCATAAGCTGCTCTGCATTGGAGACACCGTTCACCGCAACGTTGTCAACGCCAAACTCAAAGCCAGCGTTCTAGAACGGTCCAACCAACTCTGCCAA GGATTGCAGACGTGCGTTCAGAGCACCAAAAAGGCTGGCAGGGAGTTCCCAAGTGTCGTTGCCGTTCAAGGAATGATCGACTCTGTCCTGGCCGTTTCCAAATTGGCGCAAAACCTAAAAACTTGTTTAGTTCAACCGACCATTTCAACACATGGTCCAAAGTGA
- the LOC124193704 gene encoding zinc finger CCCH domain-containing protein 15 homolog, which translates to MGPKTNSGASKAKVENKKKEKIIEDKTFGLKNKKGGKNQKFIAQVQQQVKHGGSAAAKKLEDEKRLQKEKKEAELKAQKEMQDLFKPVQTVQKVEKGADPKSILCAFFKQGTCGKGDRCKFSHDLEIERKAEKRSLYCDVRDDEKEGTNEDWDEEKLKEVIEKKHAEADKKKTKTDIICKHFLDAVEKNKYGWFWQCPSGESCIYRHALPPGFVLKKDKKKEDKKEEISLEDLVEKERAALGPKQTKVTLETFLAWKKRKLREREESNTKENTRKQAAFKAGRSVGISGREMFTFNPDLARDDEMEDGDEAFDTANLPTEEEEADVYRELDLNDLACVGTDVDGSGTVAPAAREYQLVDTEAPTNGNAESLDEAAASVPIDENLFADEDDLDDLEDELDELDVND; encoded by the exons ATGGGGCCAAAAACTAATTCTGGCGCTAGCAAAGCCAAAgtggaaaacaagaaaaaggaaaaaatcataGAG GATAAGACATTTggtctgaaaaacaaaaaagggggcaaaaatcaaaagttcatCGCCCAAGTGCAACAACAAGTGAAACATGGAGGTAGCGCTGCAGCCAAGAAACTGGAAGATGAAAAACGGTtgcagaaggaaaagaaggaggCTGAGTTGAAAGCACAAAAGGAAATGCAAGATCTTTTCAAGCCTGTGCAAACTGTACAAAAGGTAGAAAAAGGAGCCGACCCTAAATCTATTTTGTGTGCATTCTTCAAGCAAG GAACTTGTGGGAAAGGTGACCGTTGTAAGTTTTCCCATGATTTGGAAATTGAACGCAAAGCTGAAAAGAGGAGCTTGTATTGTGATGTGCGAGATGATGAAAAGGAGGGAACCAATGAAGATTGGGATGAAGAGAAGCTTAAAGAAGTCATTGAGAAAAAGCATGCTGAGgctgacaagaaaaaaaccaagacAGATATT ATCTGTAAACACTTTTTGGACGCCGTAGAGAAGAATAAATACGGTTGGTTTTGGCAGTGCCCGTCAGGTGAATCATGTATTTACCGCCATGCACTTCCTCCAggatttgttttgaaaaag gacaagaaaaaggaggataaGAAGGAAGAAATTTCCTTAGAAGATTTAGTTGAAAAGGAACGTGCAGCTTTGGGACCAAAGCAAACGAAAGTGACGCTCGAGACTTTCCTTGCTTGGAAGAAACGAAAGTTACGTGAACGAGAAGAATCCAATACCAAGGAGAACACTCGCAAGCAAGCAGCTTTCAAGGCTGGAAGATCTGTTGGT ATTTCCGGTCGTGAGATGTTTACCTTCAATCCCGACTTGGCACGAGATGATGAAATGGAGGATGGCGATGAAGCCTTCGATACGGCCAACCTTCCCACTGAGGAGGAAGAAGCTGACGTG TACCGTGAGTTGGATCTGAACGATCTAGCCTGCGTAGGCACTGATGTTGACGGCTCGGGCACAGTTGCACCTGCCGCTCGAGAATATCAATTAGTAGACACGGAAGCACCGACCAATGGCAATGCTGAAAGTCTCGACGAAGCTGCAGCCAGCGTACCCATCGACGAAAACCTGTTTGCCGATGAAGATGATCTTGACGACCTTGAAGATGAGCTTGATGAATTGGACGTCAACGATTAA
- the LOC124193699 gene encoding breast cancer anti-estrogen resistance protein 1-like isoform X1 has product MATMDGSSAAVQTTIARGNQTSVFNNQQQPACWNGLNCVARALYDNIAETPDELAFRKGDVLTVLEQNTSGLEGWWLCMLRGRQGICPANRLRLIARVYDTGGGGGGGSADLSNVSYPPVSSPGLNSIGGSSSSSSSSSSSSSSSSSSCSSSSSIGVGRIPPPQQQAKTGMLSAAVRAHQQKQLDGGAADGFRTQKSPFVAARPSDIFVYPQHPAAEASQDCYDMPRSLHQTLIRQDSSNYQAPRSHRSPPPAQSAIQNVAAFADYDVPRPHHNRIQPVRTPSVDSSCEYDVPRPSMETYDTPRLVAISGNGSSGDSPPPMSLSTTSTTMGDEYDVPVPTARLPNQSHNGCGSNNLSDRSSGVSLFSSGSSSSDGSSAISNANRSVSSESLSLSSAVGRISGRSSRSSIIDQQQQSFELYDVPTSNHQVVKEALPASQPIQEEVYDVPKPAAAVVPESETAYDVPPPPTVVTEDAGQSQQQQLVYDIPPSSRPIVASARLPAGSSQQQQQTISHPTPCEQPGEDTYDSPKPLLGDWTDKVSSSNATLPLPLDAALETLSRLDAEVSSAISNLLSFWRAASGGDWAELQLRVLRLRASLQELCDFARGAIGNASQRLKNGVGDQGVTIRLIRLLRPLQDANAIVQKTSQSCMDLFATSRRRPNSENDAELDQLLACCRNLGDDMRQVVTFIQSNGHLLFDTNNKNQTDNNSTNDDYDYVNLESKAKFDQENEEVKRTLPHEMKRAFDVLVAQSEDLPVLPTAANDQVSDNDRNVMEFYGSQAETYAVYLSNAIDAFILTLEHNQPPKVFVAYSKFVILNAHKLLCIGDTVHRNVVNAKLKASVLERSNQLCQGLQTCVQSTKKAGREFPSVVAVQGMIDSVLAVSKLAQNLKTCLVQPTISTHGPK; this is encoded by the exons AATTGCGTGGCCAGGGCCTTGTACGACAACATTGCCGAGACTCCCGACGAACTGGCCTTCCGCAAAGGAGACGTCTTGACCGTATTGGAACAGAATACCAGCGGACTGGAAGGCTGGTGGCTGTGCATGCTCAGAGGTCGCCAG GGCATTTGTCCAGCCAACCGACTGCGTTTGATCGCCCGGGTCTACGACACTGGAggcggaggtggtggtggatctGCGGATTTGAGCAACGTTTCTTACCCGCCCGTCTCGTCGCCTGGACTCAACAGTATCGGCGGCAGCAGTTCCAGTAGTAGCAGTTCCAGTAGTAGCAGCTCGTCAAGTTCGAGCAGCTGCAGTAGCTCGTCGAGCATCGGAGTTGGGCGGATCCCTCCGCCGCAACAGCAAGCCAAAACCGGAATGCTCAGCGCTGCCGTCCGGGCCCACCAACAAAAGCAACTGGACGGAGGAGCAGCCGACGGATTCCGCACTCAAAAG TCGCCTTTTGTGGCCGCTCGTCCCAGCGATATCTTCGTCTATCCGCAGCATCCAGCAGCCGAGGCGTCGCAGGATTGTTACGACATGCCGAGATCATTGCACCAAACATTGATCCGCCAGGACTCGTCCAACTATCAGGCGCCCCGCTCCCATCGCTCGCCTCCTCCGGCCCAGTCTGCCATTCAAAACGTTGCCGCTTTTGCGGATTACGACGTTCCGCGTCCGCATCACAACCGAATCCAGCCAGTTAGAACGCCATCCGTGGATAGCAG TTGCGAGTACGACGTGCCCCGTCCGTCTATGGAGACTTACGATACGCCGCGATTGGTGGCCATCAGCGGCAATGGCTCAAGTGGCGACAGTCCTCCACCCATGTCCTTATCGACGACTTCAACAACAATGGGAGACGAGTACGATGTCCCGGTCCCGACCGCTCGCTTGCCAAATCAAAGTCACAACGGCTGCGGCAGCAACAATCTGTCGGATCGATCCAGCGGCGTCTCGCTCTTCTcgtccggcagcagcagttccgACGGCTCATCGGCCATTTCCAACGCTAATCGATCCGTCAGCTCAGAGTCGCTCTCGCTGTCCAGCGCCGTGGGTCGCATTTCTGGCCGCTCCAGCCGCTCCAGCATCATcgatcagcagcaacaatcgTTCGAACTCTATGACGTCCCAACGTCCAACCATCAGGTAGTCAAAGAAGCGCTTCCTGCCAGTCAGCCCATTCAGGAAGAGGTTTATGACGTGCCGAAACCGGCGGCCGCTGTCGTGCCAGAAAGCGAAACCGCTTACGACGTTCCACCGCCGCCCACCGTCGTCACGGAAGACGCCGGGcaatcccagcagcagcagcttgtcTACGATATTCCACCCTCCTCTCGTCCGATCGTTGCGTCAGCCAGGCTGCCGGCCGGCagcagccaacagcagcagcagacaatAAGTCATCCGACTCCCTGTGAACAGCCAGGAGAAGATACTTACGATAGCCCGAAACCATTATTGGGCGACTGGACGGATAAGGTGTCCAGCAGCAACGCCACTCTGCCGCTGCCATTAGACGCGGCGCTGGAAACGTTGAGTCGGTTGGACGCGGAAGTATCCAGTGCTATAAGTAACTTGCTGAGCTTTTGGCGAGCTGCTTCGGGTGGCGACTGGGCTGAGCTCCAGCTGCGTGTGCTCCGGCTGCGTGCGTCGCTCCAGGAACTCTGCGACTTTGCTCGAGGGGCCATCGGCAACGCTTCGCAACGCCTCAAAAATGGAGTCGGCGATCAAGGTGTCACTATCCGATTGATACGTCTCCTCCGGCCGCTTCAAGATGCCAACGCCATCGTTCAAAAGACATCGCAGAGTTGTATGGATCTTTTCGCCACTAGCCGGCGGCGGCCCAACAGCGAGAACGATGCAGAGCTAGACCAGCTGTTGGCTTGCTGTCGAAATTTGGGCGATGATATGCGACAG gtCGTTACGTTCATACAGAGCAATGGCCATCTTTTGTTCgataccaacaacaaaaaccagACGGATAATAATTCGACGAACGACGACTACGATTACGTCAATCTCGAATCCAAAGCCAAATTCGATCAGGAAAACGAAGAAGTGAAACGTACCTTACCGCACGAAATGAAGAGGGCATTCGACGTTCTAGTTGCCCAGTCTGAAGATTTACCCGTGTTGCCAACCGCCGCCAACGACCAG GTCAGCGATAATGACCGGAACGTGATGGAATTCTATGGGAGCCAGGCCGAGACTTATGCCGTTTATCTAAGCAACGCCATCGATGCCTTCATCTTGACGCTGGAGCACAATCAGCCCCCCAAAGTGTTTGTGGCCTACTCCAAATTTGTCATCCTTAATGCCCATAAGCTGCTCTGCATTGGAGACACCGTTCACCGCAACGTTGTCAACGCCAAACTCAAAGCCAGCGTTCTAGAACGGTCCAACCAACTCTGCCAA GGATTGCAGACGTGCGTTCAGAGCACCAAAAAGGCTGGCAGGGAGTTCCCAAGTGTCGTTGCCGTTCAAGGAATGATCGACTCTGTCCTGGCCGTTTCCAAATTGGCGCAAAACCTAAAAACTTGTTTAGTTCAACCGACCATTTCAACACATGGTCCAAAGTGA
- the LOC124193699 gene encoding breast cancer anti-estrogen resistance protein 1-like isoform X3 — MLRGRQGICPANRLRLIARVYDTGGGGGGGSADLSNVSYPPVSSPGLNSIGGSSSSSSSSSSSSSSSSSSCSSSSSIGVGRIPPPQQQAKTGMLSAAVRAHQQKQLDGGAADGFRTQKSPFVAARPSDIFVYPQHPAAEASQDCYDMPRSLHQTLIRQDSSNYQAPRSHRSPPPAQSAIQNVAAFADYDVPRPHHNRIQPVRTPSVDSSCEYDVPRPSMETYDTPRLVAISGNGSSGDSPPPMSLSTTSTTMGDEYDVPVPTARLPNQSHNGCGSNNLSDRSSGVSLFSSGSSSSDGSSAISNANRSVSSESLSLSSAVGRISGRSSRSSIIDQQQQSFELYDVPTSNHQVVKEALPASQPIQEEVYDVPKPAAAVVPESETAYDVPPPPTVVTEDAGQSQQQQLVYDIPPSSRPIVASARLPAGSSQQQQQTISHPTPCEQPGEDTYDSPKPLLGDWTDKVSSSNATLPLPLDAALETLSRLDAEVSSAISNLLSFWRAASGGDWAELQLRVLRLRASLQELCDFARGAIGNASQRLKNGVGDQGVTIRLIRLLRPLQDANAIVQKTSQSCMDLFATSRRRPNSENDAELDQLLACCRNLGDDMRQVVTFIQSNGHLLFDTNNKNQTDNNSTNDDYDYVNLESKAKFDQENEEVKRTLPHEMKRAFDVLVAQSEDLPVLPTAANDQVSDNDRNVMEFYGSQAETYAVYLSNAIDAFILTLEHNQPPKVFVAYSKFVILNAHKLLCIGDTVHRNVVNAKLKASVLERSNQLCQGLQTCVQSTKKAGREFPSVVAVQGMIDSVLAVSKLAQNLKTCLVQPTISTHGPK, encoded by the exons ATGCTCAGAGGTCGCCAG GGCATTTGTCCAGCCAACCGACTGCGTTTGATCGCCCGGGTCTACGACACTGGAggcggaggtggtggtggatctGCGGATTTGAGCAACGTTTCTTACCCGCCCGTCTCGTCGCCTGGACTCAACAGTATCGGCGGCAGCAGTTCCAGTAGTAGCAGTTCCAGTAGTAGCAGCTCGTCAAGTTCGAGCAGCTGCAGTAGCTCGTCGAGCATCGGAGTTGGGCGGATCCCTCCGCCGCAACAGCAAGCCAAAACCGGAATGCTCAGCGCTGCCGTCCGGGCCCACCAACAAAAGCAACTGGACGGAGGAGCAGCCGACGGATTCCGCACTCAAAAG TCGCCTTTTGTGGCCGCTCGTCCCAGCGATATCTTCGTCTATCCGCAGCATCCAGCAGCCGAGGCGTCGCAGGATTGTTACGACATGCCGAGATCATTGCACCAAACATTGATCCGCCAGGACTCGTCCAACTATCAGGCGCCCCGCTCCCATCGCTCGCCTCCTCCGGCCCAGTCTGCCATTCAAAACGTTGCCGCTTTTGCGGATTACGACGTTCCGCGTCCGCATCACAACCGAATCCAGCCAGTTAGAACGCCATCCGTGGATAGCAG TTGCGAGTACGACGTGCCCCGTCCGTCTATGGAGACTTACGATACGCCGCGATTGGTGGCCATCAGCGGCAATGGCTCAAGTGGCGACAGTCCTCCACCCATGTCCTTATCGACGACTTCAACAACAATGGGAGACGAGTACGATGTCCCGGTCCCGACCGCTCGCTTGCCAAATCAAAGTCACAACGGCTGCGGCAGCAACAATCTGTCGGATCGATCCAGCGGCGTCTCGCTCTTCTcgtccggcagcagcagttccgACGGCTCATCGGCCATTTCCAACGCTAATCGATCCGTCAGCTCAGAGTCGCTCTCGCTGTCCAGCGCCGTGGGTCGCATTTCTGGCCGCTCCAGCCGCTCCAGCATCATcgatcagcagcaacaatcgTTCGAACTCTATGACGTCCCAACGTCCAACCATCAGGTAGTCAAAGAAGCGCTTCCTGCCAGTCAGCCCATTCAGGAAGAGGTTTATGACGTGCCGAAACCGGCGGCCGCTGTCGTGCCAGAAAGCGAAACCGCTTACGACGTTCCACCGCCGCCCACCGTCGTCACGGAAGACGCCGGGcaatcccagcagcagcagcttgtcTACGATATTCCACCCTCCTCTCGTCCGATCGTTGCGTCAGCCAGGCTGCCGGCCGGCagcagccaacagcagcagcagacaatAAGTCATCCGACTCCCTGTGAACAGCCAGGAGAAGATACTTACGATAGCCCGAAACCATTATTGGGCGACTGGACGGATAAGGTGTCCAGCAGCAACGCCACTCTGCCGCTGCCATTAGACGCGGCGCTGGAAACGTTGAGTCGGTTGGACGCGGAAGTATCCAGTGCTATAAGTAACTTGCTGAGCTTTTGGCGAGCTGCTTCGGGTGGCGACTGGGCTGAGCTCCAGCTGCGTGTGCTCCGGCTGCGTGCGTCGCTCCAGGAACTCTGCGACTTTGCTCGAGGGGCCATCGGCAACGCTTCGCAACGCCTCAAAAATGGAGTCGGCGATCAAGGTGTCACTATCCGATTGATACGTCTCCTCCGGCCGCTTCAAGATGCCAACGCCATCGTTCAAAAGACATCGCAGAGTTGTATGGATCTTTTCGCCACTAGCCGGCGGCGGCCCAACAGCGAGAACGATGCAGAGCTAGACCAGCTGTTGGCTTGCTGTCGAAATTTGGGCGATGATATGCGACAG gtCGTTACGTTCATACAGAGCAATGGCCATCTTTTGTTCgataccaacaacaaaaaccagACGGATAATAATTCGACGAACGACGACTACGATTACGTCAATCTCGAATCCAAAGCCAAATTCGATCAGGAAAACGAAGAAGTGAAACGTACCTTACCGCACGAAATGAAGAGGGCATTCGACGTTCTAGTTGCCCAGTCTGAAGATTTACCCGTGTTGCCAACCGCCGCCAACGACCAG GTCAGCGATAATGACCGGAACGTGATGGAATTCTATGGGAGCCAGGCCGAGACTTATGCCGTTTATCTAAGCAACGCCATCGATGCCTTCATCTTGACGCTGGAGCACAATCAGCCCCCCAAAGTGTTTGTGGCCTACTCCAAATTTGTCATCCTTAATGCCCATAAGCTGCTCTGCATTGGAGACACCGTTCACCGCAACGTTGTCAACGCCAAACTCAAAGCCAGCGTTCTAGAACGGTCCAACCAACTCTGCCAA GGATTGCAGACGTGCGTTCAGAGCACCAAAAAGGCTGGCAGGGAGTTCCCAAGTGTCGTTGCCGTTCAAGGAATGATCGACTCTGTCCTGGCCGTTTCCAAATTGGCGCAAAACCTAAAAACTTGTTTAGTTCAACCGACCATTTCAACACATGGTCCAAAGTGA